The Dietzia sp. ANT_WB102 region GGTCCGGCGCGCGCCGCCCGGCTCGGCGAGGATGTCGTGGTCCTGCACCCAGGCCCGATGGTCCGGGGGATGGAGATCGGCTTCGACGCCGCCGATGCCCCGTCCTCGGCGATCCTCCAGCAGGTCACCAATGGCGTGCATGTGCGCATGTCGGTCCTGCTCCACACTCTCGTCGGAACGGAAGGAACCCCCGAGTGAGCGCCCCCCACCACCCGCCCCTGCTGATCCGGCGGGTACGCCCCTACGGTGAGGGCGATCCGGTCGATGTCCTGGTCCGAGACGGCCTCATCGCCGCGATCGGCCCCGATGCCGGTGAGTCCGTCGACACCTCCGGCCCAGACACCGAGATCCTCGACGCCGACGGTGCCGTCCTGCTGCCGGGGTTCGTCGACCTCCACACGCACCTGCGCGAGCCCGGTCGCGAAGACACCGAGACCATCGCGTCCGGCTCGGCCGCGGCGGCCCGCGGCGGGTACACGGCCGTGTTCGCCATGGCCAACACCCAGCCCCCACAGGACAACCAGACGGTCACCGACTCGGTCTGGCGGATCGGTCGCGAGGTCGGACTGTGCGACGTGCATCCCGTCGGCGCCGTCACCGTGGGGCTCAAGGGCGCGCAGCTCACCGAGATGGGACAGATGGCCACCGGCGAGGCGCGAGTCAGGATGTTCTCCGACGACGGGATGTGCGTCTTCGACCCACTCGTGATGCGTCGCGCGCTGGAGTACTCGGCCGGGCTGGGAGTCCTCATTGCGCAGCACGCCGAGGAGCCCCGGTTGACCGACGGCGCAGTGGCCCACGAGGGCCCCACCGCCGCGCGCCTCGGACTGACCGGATGGCCGCGATCGGCCGAGGAGTCGATCGTCGCCCGCGACGCGATCCTCGCCCGGGACGCCGGTGCCCGCGTGCACATCTGCCACGCGTCCACGACCGGCACCGTCGAGCTGCTGCGGTGGGCTAAGGACCAGGGAATCTCTATCACCGCCGAGGTCACCCCGCACCACCTACTGCTCGACGACTCCCGTCTCGAGACCTACGACGGCGTTTACCGGGTCAACCCGCCCCTGCGCGAGGTGCACGACACCCTCGCACTGCGCGAAGCGCTGAAGTCCGGGGTCATCGACTGCGTCGCCACCGACCACGCCCCGCACGCCGCACAGGAGAAGTGCTGCGAGTTCGCCGCCGCCCGCCCAGGGATGCTCGGACTCGAAACCGCGCTGCCCATCGTCGCCGCCCTGCTGGTCGACACCGGGGACATGACCTGGCGGGACC contains the following coding sequences:
- a CDS encoding dihydroorotase — its product is MSAPHHPPLLIRRVRPYGEGDPVDVLVRDGLIAAIGPDAGESVDTSGPDTEILDADGAVLLPGFVDLHTHLREPGREDTETIASGSAAAARGGYTAVFAMANTQPPQDNQTVTDSVWRIGREVGLCDVHPVGAVTVGLKGAQLTEMGQMATGEARVRMFSDDGMCVFDPLVMRRALEYSAGLGVLIAQHAEEPRLTDGAVAHEGPTAARLGLTGWPRSAEESIVARDAILARDAGARVHICHASTTGTVELLRWAKDQGISITAEVTPHHLLLDDSRLETYDGVYRVNPPLREVHDTLALREALKSGVIDCVATDHAPHAAQEKCCEFAAARPGMLGLETALPIVAALLVDTGDMTWRDLARVMSTRPAEIAGLSDQGRPIAVGEPANLAVVNPDAPWTVVGDALASLSANTPYEGMTFAARVVGTVYRGRLTTRDGEVIQ